From a single Ornithodoros turicata isolate Travis chromosome 8, ASM3712646v1, whole genome shotgun sequence genomic region:
- the LOC135366164 gene encoding uncharacterized protein LOC135366164 yields the protein MSSRKSKAGMSPSKNLPHGEHKHSKGKRADRGPKGTSKEAKEAQSLKSKESLQSLPEPSRKGDQPTPSMPSASQSQPQEHQHATPKDQPNGTQKPAAHDKQLDPNASGPEHHHGSTRKSRSTAAILAATALVALLTIVVALWIYSRYSKAQESKKIKCKTTECKHILDEINQQLNQDVDPCKDFYSYICHKWISGPKSGSPSGFVQDVFDVYDHTLITALKAPGTRKPHRFGLHIMVKLFGVCEDYMTNDKGTLSAAVGQIIDLMKFDKVLNHEQNILTFLVDESLTRNLNSIFMVRYQRTGNSKYLQIDVGDTIHSKMFAVITEDPPDTNTNTPYREIMKDMTSAFLTHPRVRSNIKPDTILDLDVDVYKALAVKYPAKIKTFDEIAQIFGRDLVREFIDVINKNAPQDFQVGFISRVRFSRLESLEKAIDILEKEHSDVTSIYHLLNVATTLLRFTAYRDFVKTHTELVPFMCLRATRIAFTNTWQYLIADLIGRRSRGKVASELATRVRDMALEETVFKEFEAVDRKSGETVLRNTRLLTYYGGGADRLSKYTDYSSWTLEGTNAFEMFIKVGVQERLMLRQTLSLERMIRASWDQLKRELKFDGVRYLTVPTAFQIPPLLYFEEANEIPLYINLGTLGAWIAKEMVRALTTKLQTSNKATATLHKSLTCVKKVATVQGLNLSAITGSGLWYSEAVLWYYGLRIVHEGLRRVVLNMGESTTGDVWKEAQHYLFIRFCMTACTSRGGASGGTPMTFKERCLVPVLSNPDFVSTFGCAGSCASESRA from the exons ATGTCTTCAAGGAAATCGAAAGCTGGAATGAGTCCCAGCAAGAATCTGCCGCATGGAGAGCATAAACATTCCAAAGGGAAACGTGCTGACAGAGGACCCAAGGGAACCTCTAAGGAAGCAAAGGAAGCTCAGTCCTTGAAGAGCAAGGAATCGTTACAATCATTACCTGAACCATCTAGGAAAGGAGATCAGCCCACCCCGTCAATGCCATCTGCGTCACAAAGTCAGCCGCAAGAACATCAACACGCCACACCTAAGGACCAACCAAACGGCACGCAAAAACCAGCAGCTCACGACAAGCAATTAGACCCAAATGCATCTGGTCCTGAACACCATCATG gctCAACGAGAAAGTCGAGGTCCACCGCGGCAATCCTAGCAGCCACCGCCCTTGTCGCTCTTCTTACCATCGTTGTCGCCCTGTGGATCTACAGCCGTTACAGCAAAGCACAGGAAAGCAAGAAGATAAAGTGCAAGACAACGGAATGCAAGCATATCCTGGACGAAATCAACCAACAACTCAACCAGGACGTTGATCCATGCAAGGATTTTTACAGCTACATCTGCCATAAATGGATATCAGGGCCGAAGAGCGGTTCACCTTCGGGATTTGTACAAGACGTGTTCGATGTTTATGACCATACCCTCATAACGGCTCTCAAGGCTCCTGGCACCCGGAAGCCACACAGATTCGGACTGCACATTATGGTAAAACTGTTTGGGGTGTGTGAGGACTACATGACAAACGACAAAGGAACCCTCTCAGCTGCAGTGGGCCAGATCATCGACTTAATGAAATTCGACAAGGTTCTCAATCATGAGCAAAATATACTGACATTCCTGGTTGATGAGTCGCTGACGCGAAATTTGAATTCCATCTTCATGGTCCGATACCAGCGCACTGGAAATTCCAAATATTTGCAAATCGACGTCGGAGACACTATTCACTCAAAGATGTTCGCAGTCATAACTGAGGATCCTCCAGATACCAACACAAACACACCGTATCGCGAGATAATGAAGGATATGACGTCAGCATTTTTGACTCATCCTCGAGTCCGGTCCAACATCAAACCGGATACTATACTAGACCTGGATGTCGATGTCTACAAAGCCCTCGCTGTGAAGTACCCGGCAAAAATTAAAACATTCGACGAAATTGCGCAAATATTCGGACGAGACTTGGTGCGCGAGTTCATAGATGTCATAAACAAGAACGCCCCGCAGGACTTTCAAGTGGGGTTCATTAGTCGAGTCAGATTCTCAAGACTGGAGTCTCTGGAGAAGGCGATCGATATTCTCGAGAAAGAACATTCCGATGTGACAAGTATATACCACCTCCTCAACGTCGCGACTACTCTACTGCGATTCACTGCGTACAGGGACTTTGTGAAGACACACACTGAGCTCGTTCCCTTTATGTGCTTACGTGCAACGAGGATTGCCTTTACGAACACCTGGCAGTATCTTATAGCCGATCTGATCGGCCGGCGAAGTCGCGGAAAAGTAGCAAGTGAGCTTGCGACGCGTGTCAGGGACATGGCCCTGGAAGAAACAGTCTTCAAAGAGTTCGAAGCCGTCGATCGAAAAAGTGGCGAAACAGTACTGCGCAATACGAGATTGCTTACCTACTATGGCGGAGGAGCTGATAGACTGAGCAAGTATACTGATTATTCGTCGTGGACTTTGGAAGGAACAAACGCCTTTGAGATGTTTATAAAAGTAGGAGTACAGGAAAGATTGATGCTGCGCCAGACCTTGTCTCTAGAGAGGATGATCAGAGCCAGCTGGGACCAGCTGAAAAGAGAGCTGAAGTTTGATGGCGTTAGGTACCTGACGGTGCCCACAGCATTCCAAATTCCACCCCTTTTGTACTTCGAAGAGGCGAACGAGATTCCACTTTACATCAACTTAGGAACATTGGGCGCTTGGATAGCGAAGGAGATGGTACGTGCTTTGACAACGAAGCTTCAAACATCCAACAAGGCGACCGCTACACTTCATAAGTCTCTAACATGCGTCAAGAAAGTTGCAACGGTGCAGGGATTAAACCTGTCGGCCATCACCGGAAGTGGCCTATGGTACAGCGAAGCAGTTCTGTGGTACTACGGTCTTCGCATAGTTCACGAGGGTCTCAGGCGTGTAGTGCTCAACATGGGCGAGTCTACCACTGGCGACGTCTGGAAAGAAGCGCAGCATTATCTTTTCATCCGTTTCTGCATGACGGCGTGCACGTCCAGAGGGGGCGCTTCCGGGGGCACACCGATGACCTTCAAAGAGCGCTGTCTGGTTCCAGTTCTGAGCAACCCAGATTTTGTGAGTACCTTCGGTTGTGCCGGGAGCTGCGCAAGTGAATCGCGAGCATGA
- the LOC135366163 gene encoding uncharacterized protein LOC135366163, translating into MSSRKSKVETSPSKDPPHGQHKHSKGKPANKEHRGSSKATKESEHLKTKESEQSPHEPSRKGDQHVSSLPSTSASQPQEHQHAKSSPGKPGLARNVSKSTMAILATVGFVALLTTVVALWIYISHKKSLESKMIECKTTECKQILGEIDQQLNKGVDPCGDFYSYLCRKWMTGPKSGLHSGFVQDVFDVYNDTVITALKSPDAMKPHRFGLHIMAKLFAVCEDYLANDTGTLSDAVGQIVDLLEFDKVLNHSENVLTYLINTSLTRNLHSIFIVRYQRTGNSRYLQIEVGGTIHSKMFAVVTEDRPDTSTHTEFRTIMRDMTLAFLNHPRVQSSIHPNTILDLDIDVYKALAAKNPTTVKTFEEIAENVGQDLVREFMDVINKNAPRDFHVELSSPVRFSRLASLKNANNALNKTHSDVRDIYHLLNVATTLLRFTAYRHLAKTNAALVPFMCFRATRIAFTNTWQYLIVDLLGRRRRGIAARGLATRVRNMALEETVFEEFAAIDRESGKTLLRNMELLTYGGVGVGKLSNYTDYSSWTLKGNNSFEIFLNVGEQERLMLRQTLSRERMVRASRSQLKKELKFDGVRFLTVPTAFQIPPLFYFEEVNEIPLYINLGTLGAWIAKEMVRALTVNLRTSSKATVTLHKSLTCVKKVATVQGLNLSAITGSGLWYSEAVLWYYGLRIVHEGLRRVVLNMGESTTGDVWKEAQHYLFIRFCMMACTSRGGASGGTPMTFKERCLVPVLSNPDFVSAFGCAGSCANQSRV; encoded by the exons ATGTCGTCAAGGAAATCGAAAGTTGAGACGAGTCCCAGCAAGGATCCGCCGCATGGACAGCACAAACATTCCAAAGGGAAACCTGCTAACAAGGAACACAGGGGAAGCTCTAAGGCAACGAAGGAAAGTGAGCACTTGAAGACCAAAGAATCGGAACAATCACCACATGAACCATCTAGAAAAGGAGATCAGCACGTCTCGTCACTGCCATCTACGTCGGCAAGTCAGCCGCAAGAACATCAACACGCCAAATCTAGTCCTGGAAAGCCCG gccTCGCCAGAAACGTCTCCAAGTCCACCATGGCAATCTTAGCAACCGTCGGCTTTGTCGCTCTTCTTACCACCGTCGTCGCACTGTGGATCTACATCAGTCACAAGAAGTCGCTGGAAAGCAAAATGATAGAGTGCAAGACAACGGAATGCAAGCAAATCCTAGGCGAAATTGACCAACAACTGAATAAGGGCGTTGATCCGTGCGGCGATTTTTACAGCTACCTCTGCCGTAAGTGGATGACAGGACCGAAGAGCGGTTTACATTCGGGATTTGTACAAGATGTGTTCGATGTTTACAACGATACCGTAATAACGGCTCTCAAGTCTCCTGACGCCATGAAGCCACATAGATTCGGACTGCACATTATGGCGAAATTGTTTGCAGTGTGTGAGGACTACCTGGCAAACGACACAGGGACCCTCTCAGATGCAGTGGGGCAGATAGTCGACTTACTAGAATTCGACAAGGTTCTCAATCATTCGGAAAATGTACTGACGTACCTTATTAATACGTCGCTGACGCGAAATTTGCATTCCATCTTCATTGTCCGATACCAGCGCACTGGAAATTCGAGATATTTGCAAATCGAAGTTGGAGGCACCATTCACTCAAAGATGTTCGCAGTCGTAACTGAGGATCGTCCAGACACCAGCACACATACAGAATTTCGCACGATAATGAGGGATATGACGTTAGCATTTTTGAATCACCCTCGAGTGCAGTCCAGCATCCATCCCAATACTATATTAGACCTAGATATCGATGTCTACAAAGCCCTCGCTGCAAAGAACCCAACAACAGTTAAAACCTTCGAGGAAATTGCGGAAAATGTTGGACAAGACTTGGTGCGCGAGTTCATGGATGTCATAAACAAGAACGCCCCGCGGGATTTTCATGTGGAGCTCAGTAGCCCAGTCAGATTTTCCAGGCTGGCGTCTTTGAAGAACGCGAACAATGCTCTCAATAAAACACATTCCGATGTGAGAGATATATACCACCTCCTCAACGTCGCGACTACTCTACTGCGATTCACTGCGTACAGGCACCTTGCGAAGACAAACGCTGCGCTCGTTCCCTTTATGTGCTTCCGTGCAACGAGGATTGCCTTTACGAACACCTGGCAGTATTTGATAGTCGACCTGCTCGGTCGGCGAAGACGCGGAATAGCAGCAAGGGGGCTTGCAACGCGTGTCAGGAACATGGCCCTGGAAGAAACAGTCTTCGAAGAGTTCGCAGCCATTGATCGAGAAAGTGGCAAAACACTGCTGCGCAATATGGAATTGCTTACCTACGGTGGTGTAGGAGTTGGTAAACTGAGCAATTATACTGATTATTCGTCGTGGACTTTGAAAGGAAACAACTCGTTTGAAATTTTTCTTAATGTTGGAGAACAGGAAAGATTGATGCTGCGCCAGACCTTGTCTCGCGAAAGGATGGTCAGAGCCAGCAGAAGCCAGCTGAAAAAAGAGCTGAAGTTCGATGGCGTAAGGTTCCTGACGGTACCCACAGCATTCCAAATTCCACCGCTTTTTTACTTCGAAGAGGTGAATGAGATTCCACTGTACATCAACTTAGGAACACTGGGAGCCTGGATCGCGAAGGAAATGGTACGTGCTTTGACAGTGAATCTTCGAACATCCAGCAAAGCGACAGTCACACTACATAAGTCTCTGACATGCGTCAAGAAAGTTGCAACGGTGCAGGGATTAAACCTGTCGGCCATCACCGGAAGTGGCCTATGGTACAGCGAAGCAGTTCTGTGGTACTACGGTCTTCGCATAGTTCATGAGGGTCTCAGGCGTGTAGTGCTCAACATGGGAGAGTCTACCACTGGCGACGTCTGGAAAGAAGCGCAGCATTATCTTTTCATCCGTTTCTGCATGATGGCGTGCACGTCCAGAGGGGGCGCTTCCGGGGGCACACCGATGACCTTCAAAGAGCGCTGTCTGGTTCCAGTTCTGAGCAACCCAGATTTTGTTAGTGCCTTCGGTTGTGCCGGGAGTTGTGCAAATCAATCGCGAGTATGA